TCAGGTTGACCGCAAGCGCGACCGGTTTTCCGGCCCAGGCGGCCGGAACCTCGGCAGTCAGGCGGAACCAGCCGCTGTCCCACGGACCGCCCCAGCGCTCCCCTTCGCGAATCGGCCGGTATTCTCCCTCGAGCCGTTTCGCGTACGGAACCGGGTCGGCGCAATGCCGGAACTCGGCCTCCATCGGCACGGTCTCGAAGAAAAGCTCGTCCGCAAGACGTTTGTAAAAATGGCGTGCACGGTCCAGATAAAGATCGAACTCTCGCTGAAGCATGGTGAAACTGTCCTCAAGATAAATAATAATGCAACCGGTTGTATTGCAGTTTAAAATATCCCGGATTCAACGAAATGCAAGCACTTTTCCTGATTTCGGCGTGAAAAAACGTTTTTTTGCGGAATCCGTCTTGCATAATCGTATTCAAGCTGTTATATTAAAGGTTTTTGTATCGCAGACGCATCAGGACTTATGGTCAATCCTCGGGCCTGTGAGTTCCGGAGGCGTGCCGCCGCGGTTGAAAATAACGTGGCTGTTTCCGCGGCGGCATGGTTTCCTGTGTCTGAAAGATACACGGCGATTGAATTGAAAAAGCGAGAAATCGTAAAAAAGAGGTTGAATTTATGGTCAGAGTCAGATTGAAGCGCACCGGTACCCGCAACGCATCCTGTTTCCGGGTTGTTGTGATGGATCAGCGTTCGAGCCGGGACGGAAAGGCGATCGAGGAACTGGGCTTCTACGATCCGCGCAAGAAAGAGGAAAAGATCAACGTCGAGCGCGCGAATTACTGGAAGGGCGTCGGCGCGGAGTTCAGCGAC
The DNA window shown above is from Victivallis lenta and carries:
- the rpsP gene encoding 30S ribosomal protein S16, which produces MVRVRLKRTGTRNASCFRVVVMDQRSSRDGKAIEELGFYDPRKKEEKINVERANYWKGVGAEFSDTVEAILNRAKEGRNLKDIVKKPSISKKAKAKLEAEAAAKAEAEAAAKAAAEAPAEEAAPAEA